From a single Bradyrhizobium sediminis genomic region:
- a CDS encoding NTP transferase domain-containing protein — MKFGPASPADAVGGVTVHTLRQGSLVLKKGTTIGPAEVEALTRAGVAEIVMVRLEEGDVSEDTAAASIAQVVAGDGVNVERAFTGRANLFAGRAGVLVVDRARVDRINGVDEAITFATLAAFKPVVEGEMIATVKIIPFGVEAKLRDAAVAAAGGGALRIAPYVIRRVGVVSTLLPGLAPKVVEKTLRVTAERLAPAGATIMAERRVPHDEAALAAAIRELLGLGAELVIVFGASAIADRRDVIPAAISGIGGSIEHFGMPVDPGNLLLIGNAGGVPVLGAPGCARSPVENGFDWVLMRLLAGLKVTRAELTGMGVGGLLMEIVTRPQPRESLVTDSNRNISAVILAAGRSTRMGGPNKLLAELGGKPLVRIVTEQALASRASGVTVVTGHQAEQVEKALAGLKVKFVRNPDFAEGLASSVKAGIAAVPPNADGAVICLGDMPLISADLIDRLIEAFAPDRGNLIAVPVSDGRRGNPVLWSRRFFNELMTLDGDIGARHLIAKHSEAVAEVPVEGHGAFLDIDTPQALEEAQRG, encoded by the coding sequence ATGAAGTTCGGCCCCGCCAGTCCGGCCGACGCGGTCGGCGGCGTCACCGTCCACACCCTGCGTCAGGGATCGCTGGTGCTGAAGAAGGGCACCACGATCGGTCCCGCCGAGGTCGAGGCGCTCACCAGGGCTGGTGTTGCGGAAATCGTCATGGTGCGGCTTGAGGAGGGCGACGTCTCCGAGGACACAGCTGCCGCCAGCATCGCGCAAGTGGTGGCCGGCGACGGCGTCAACGTCGAGCGCGCCTTTACCGGCCGCGCCAATTTGTTCGCTGGCCGTGCCGGCGTGCTGGTGGTGGATCGCGCCAGGGTCGACCGCATCAACGGCGTCGATGAGGCCATCACCTTTGCGACGCTCGCCGCCTTCAAGCCGGTGGTCGAAGGCGAGATGATCGCCACCGTGAAAATCATTCCGTTCGGCGTTGAGGCGAAACTGCGCGATGCCGCGGTGGCGGCGGCCGGCGGCGGCGCGCTGCGGATCGCGCCCTATGTCATCAGGCGCGTCGGCGTGGTCTCGACCCTGCTGCCGGGACTGGCGCCGAAGGTGGTCGAGAAGACGCTGCGGGTGACGGCGGAGCGGCTGGCGCCGGCCGGCGCTACCATCATGGCCGAGCGCCGCGTGCCGCACGACGAGGCCGCTTTGGCGGCGGCGATCAGGGAATTGCTCGGCCTCGGCGCCGAACTCGTGATCGTGTTCGGCGCCTCGGCGATTGCCGACCGGCGCGACGTGATCCCGGCGGCGATCTCGGGGATCGGGGGTTCAATCGAGCATTTCGGCATGCCGGTCGACCCCGGCAATCTGCTGCTGATCGGCAATGCCGGCGGCGTGCCGGTGCTGGGCGCCCCCGGCTGCGCGCGCTCGCCGGTGGAAAACGGCTTCGACTGGGTGCTGATGCGCCTGCTGGCAGGCCTCAAGGTCACGCGCGCCGAATTGACGGGCATGGGTGTCGGCGGGCTGCTGATGGAAATCGTCACGCGGCCGCAGCCGCGCGAAAGCCTGGTGACCGACAGCAATCGCAATATTTCCGCGGTCATTCTCGCCGCCGGGCGTTCGACCCGGATGGGCGGTCCGAACAAGCTGCTGGCCGAACTCGGCGGCAAGCCGCTGGTGCGGATCGTGACCGAACAGGCGCTGGCCTCGAGGGCGTCCGGTGTGACCGTGGTGACCGGACATCAGGCCGAGCAGGTCGAGAAGGCGTTGGCCGGGCTGAAGGTGAAATTCGTGCGCAATCCGGATTTCGCCGAGGGGCTGGCCAGTTCGGTCAAGGCCGGCATCGCGGCGGTGCCGCCAAATGCCGATGGTGCTGTGATCTGCCTCGGCGACATGCCGCTGATCTCGGCCGACCTGATCGACCGGCTGATCGAGGCCTTCGCGCCCGATCGCGGCAACCTGATCGCGGTACCCGTCAGCGACGGCAGGCGCGGCAATCCGGTGTTGTGGTCGCGCCGCTTCTTCAACGAATTGATGACGCTCGACGGCGATATCGGCGCGCGGCATCTGATCGCGAAACACAGCGAGGCGGTGGCCGAGGTGCCGGTCGAGGGTCATGGCGCCTTCCTCGACATCGACACCCCGCAGGCGCTCGAGGAAGCGCAGCGGGGATAG
- a CDS encoding XdhC family protein translates to MKLEVLKQVNAERAARRPVILITDTENGEQRLVKAADISADPLRAELSKQLRMGKSGTVEAGGKKLFLNVYAPTARLVIVGAVHISQALAPLARSLDYDVTVVDPRTAFASPERFPDVPLIAEWPDVALPPLNIDHYTAFVALTHDPKIDDPALLHAFERDCFYIGALGSRKTHAKRAERLKAQGARDSDIARIHAPIGLSIGAVSPSEIAVSIMAEITAQLRLPPKEKEAAA, encoded by the coding sequence GTGAAACTCGAGGTCCTCAAGCAAGTCAACGCCGAGCGCGCCGCGCGCCGGCCGGTCATCCTCATCACCGACACCGAAAACGGCGAGCAGCGGCTGGTCAAGGCCGCCGACATATCAGCCGATCCCTTGCGCGCCGAGCTTTCCAAACAGTTGCGCATGGGCAAGAGCGGCACGGTCGAGGCCGGCGGCAAGAAGCTGTTTCTCAACGTCTACGCGCCGACCGCCAGGCTCGTCATCGTCGGCGCGGTCCACATCAGCCAGGCGCTGGCGCCGCTGGCGCGCTCGCTCGACTATGACGTGACCGTGGTCGATCCGCGCACCGCCTTTGCCAGCCCCGAGCGGTTTCCGGATGTGCCGCTGATCGCCGAATGGCCCGACGTGGCGCTGCCGCCGCTCAACATCGATCACTACACCGCCTTCGTGGCGCTGACGCATGATCCGAAAATCGACGATCCGGCGCTGCTGCACGCCTTCGAACGCGACTGCTTCTATATCGGCGCCCTCGGCTCGCGGAAGACCCACGCCAAGCGCGCCGAACGGCTGAAGGCGCAAGGCGCGCGGGATAGCGACATTGCCCGCATCCACGCCCCGATCGGGCTTTCGATCGGCGCGGTATCGCCGTCCGAAATCGCGGTCTCGATCATGGCCGAGATCACCGCGCAGTTGCGGCTGCCTCCGAAAGAAAAAGAAGCCGCGGCATGA
- a CDS encoding XdhC family protein gives MLNRDQDILKAAEDWQKAGHGVALATVVETWGSAPRPAGSSLVINDDGTFLGSVSGGCVEGAVVTEALDVIASGKPKMLEFGVADETAWNVGLSCGGTIRVFVEKVG, from the coding sequence ATGCTCAATCGCGACCAGGACATTCTCAAAGCGGCTGAGGACTGGCAGAAGGCCGGTCACGGCGTGGCGCTGGCGACCGTGGTCGAGACCTGGGGCTCGGCGCCGCGGCCCGCGGGATCCAGCCTCGTCATCAACGACGACGGCACCTTTCTGGGCTCCGTCTCCGGCGGCTGCGTCGAGGGCGCCGTGGTCACCGAGGCGCTGGACGTGATCGCCAGCGGCAAACCGAAAATGCTCGAATTCGGCGTCGCCGACGAGACTGCGTGGAATGTCGGCCTGTCCTGCGGCGGCACCATCCGCGTGTTCGTCGAGAAGGTGGGTTAA
- a CDS encoding vWA domain-containing protein: MAINHLSPPTGQMADNVVGFARALRAAGIPVGPGAVIDAMNALQAIEIGNRGDVFTTLEAIFVKRHEHALIFAQAFDLFFRAAEEWKHMLDSVPLPDHARKKPPPASRRVQEALAQPQMSETPQAQEQELRLSVSDKEVLQKKDFAQMSAAEIAQVTRAIAQMKLPQAELRTRRYQPDARGLRLDMRRTLRGSLRTGGDIIDIHRLGRIDKPAPIVALLDISGSMSEYTRLFLHFLHAITDARKRVSVFLFGTRLTNVTRALRARDPDEALASCSSTVEDWAGGTRIGTSLHTFNKLWGRRVLGQGAIVLLISDGLEREADAKLAFEMDRLHRSCRRLIWLNPLLRFGGFEAKAQGIRMMLPHVDEFRPVHNLSSIEGLIAALSSAPPPHHRSLIRSAA, encoded by the coding sequence ATGGCCATCAATCATCTCTCGCCCCCGACCGGCCAGATGGCCGACAACGTCGTCGGCTTTGCCCGCGCGTTGCGCGCCGCCGGCATTCCGGTCGGGCCCGGCGCCGTGATCGATGCCATGAACGCGCTGCAGGCGATCGAGATCGGCAATCGCGGCGACGTCTTCACCACGCTGGAAGCGATCTTCGTCAAGCGCCACGAGCACGCGCTGATTTTCGCGCAGGCGTTCGACCTGTTCTTCCGCGCCGCCGAAGAATGGAAGCACATGCTGGATTCGGTGCCGCTGCCGGACCACGCCAGGAAGAAGCCGCCGCCGGCCTCGCGCCGGGTCCAGGAGGCGCTGGCGCAGCCGCAGATGAGCGAGACGCCGCAGGCCCAGGAGCAGGAGTTGCGGCTGTCGGTGTCCGACAAGGAAGTGCTGCAGAAAAAGGATTTCGCGCAGATGAGCGCGGCCGAGATTGCGCAAGTCACCCGCGCGATTGCGCAGATGAAGCTGCCGCAGGCCGAATTGCGCACCCGCCGCTACCAGCCGGACGCGCGCGGCTTGCGGCTCGACATGCGCCGCACCCTGCGCGGCTCCCTGCGCACCGGCGGCGACATCATCGACATCCATCGGCTCGGGCGGATCGACAAGCCGGCGCCGATCGTGGCGCTGCTCGATATCTCCGGCTCGATGAGCGAGTACACGCGGCTGTTCCTGCATTTCCTGCATGCCATCACCGATGCGCGCAAGCGCGTGTCGGTGTTCCTGTTCGGCACCCGGCTGACCAATGTGACGCGGGCTTTGCGCGCGCGCGATCCCGATGAAGCGCTGGCGAGTTGCTCCTCGACGGTGGAGGACTGGGCCGGCGGCACCCGGATCGGCACTTCGCTGCATACATTCAACAAATTGTGGGGCCGCCGCGTGCTCGGGCAGGGCGCCATCGTGCTGCTGATCTCCGACGGGCTGGAGCGCGAGGCCGACGCCAAGCTGGCGTTCGAGATGGACCGGCTGCACCGCTCCTGCCGCCGCCTGATCTGGCTCAATCCCCTGCTGCGCTTCGGCGGCTTCGAGGCCAAGGCGCAGGGCATCAGAATGATGCTGCCGCATGTTGACGAATTCCGCCCGGTACATAATTTGAGTTCGATCGAGGGGCTGATCGCGGCCCTTTCGTCGGCGCCGCCGCCGCATCACCGCAGCCTGATAAGGTCCGCAGCTTGA
- a CDS encoding AAA family ATPase — MTALALPTSVDAMLELLTSRGYLAERSLATVTYLSLRMGRPLFLEGEAGVGKTEIAKVLSAALGRKLIRLQCYEGLDVASAVYEWNSAAQMIAIRLAEAAGDTDRAQLSSDIFAKRFLIERPLLQALEPDVAGPPVLLIDELDRADEAFEAYLLEILSDFQVTIPEFGTIKAPHPPIVIITSNRTREIHDALKRRCLYHWVDYPSAERELAIVKSRVPGISAKLSQQVVRFVQALRDQDFYKSPGVAETLDWATALTELDARSLTPQVVGDTLGALLKYQDDIARMQGDTLQKVLKEATSEN, encoded by the coding sequence ATGACCGCATTGGCGCTGCCCACCTCCGTCGATGCGATGCTGGAACTGCTGACCTCGCGCGGCTATCTCGCCGAGCGCTCGCTGGCGACGGTGACCTATCTGTCGCTGCGGATGGGCCGGCCGCTGTTCCTCGAAGGCGAGGCCGGCGTCGGCAAGACCGAAATCGCCAAGGTGCTGTCGGCGGCGCTGGGTCGCAAGCTGATCCGGCTGCAATGCTACGAAGGCCTCGACGTCGCCTCCGCGGTCTACGAGTGGAACAGCGCGGCGCAAATGATCGCGATCCGGCTCGCGGAAGCGGCAGGGGATACCGACCGCGCGCAGCTGTCGTCGGACATCTTTGCCAAGCGTTTTCTGATCGAGCGGCCGCTGTTGCAGGCGCTGGAGCCCGATGTGGCCGGCCCGCCGGTGCTCCTGATCGACGAACTCGATCGCGCCGATGAGGCGTTCGAGGCCTATCTGCTGGAAATCCTCTCGGACTTCCAGGTCACGATTCCGGAATTCGGCACCATCAAGGCGCCGCACCCGCCGATCGTCATCATCACCTCGAACCGCACCCGCGAGATTCACGACGCGCTGAAGCGCCGCTGCCTCTATCACTGGGTGGACTACCCCTCCGCCGAGCGCGAGCTCGCGATCGTCAAGTCGCGGGTGCCCGGCATATCCGCGAAACTGTCGCAGCAGGTCGTCCGTTTCGTGCAGGCGCTGCGCGACCAGGATTTCTACAAGTCGCCCGGCGTCGCCGAGACGCTGGACTGGGCCACCGCGCTGACCGAACTCGACGCCCGCTCGCTGACCCCGCAGGTGGTCGGCGATACCCTCGGCGCGCTGCTCAAGTATCAGGACGACATCGCGCGGATGCAGGGCGACACGCTGCAGAAGGTCTTGAAGGAAGCGACGAGCGAGAACTAG
- a CDS encoding FAD binding domain-containing protein, translating into MYEFKYHRPATVRQAANLLVKNEDAKVIAGGHTLLPVMKQRLASPPHLVDLSHIEGLDGIEMKGRSLVIGATATHNAVATSAIVGEAIPALAELAGLIGDPAVRHKGTIGGSLANNDPTADYPAACMALGATIVTNKRRLKPEEFFQGLFTTALESDEIITKVMFPLPKKAAYIKFRNQASRYALVGVFVAKRPSDVRVAVTGAGSGGVFRLTSFEEALKKRFSAKALDGLTVPADGLNSDLHGSAEYRAHLIAVLARRAVEAATGKA; encoded by the coding sequence ATGTACGAATTCAAATATCACCGTCCGGCGACCGTGCGGCAGGCCGCCAATCTGCTGGTGAAGAACGAAGACGCCAAGGTCATTGCCGGCGGTCACACGCTGCTGCCGGTCATGAAGCAGCGGCTCGCCAGCCCGCCGCATCTGGTCGACCTTTCCCATATTGAGGGGCTCGACGGCATCGAGATGAAGGGCCGCTCGCTGGTGATCGGCGCCACCGCCACCCATAACGCGGTCGCCACTTCCGCCATCGTCGGCGAGGCGATCCCGGCCTTGGCCGAACTCGCAGGGTTGATCGGCGATCCCGCGGTGCGCCACAAGGGCACCATCGGCGGCTCGCTCGCCAACAACGATCCGACCGCCGATTATCCGGCGGCCTGCATGGCGCTCGGCGCCACCATCGTCACCAACAAGCGCCGGCTGAAGCCGGAGGAATTCTTTCAGGGCCTGTTCACGACCGCGCTCGAGAGCGACGAGATCATCACCAAAGTGATGTTCCCGCTGCCGAAGAAGGCCGCCTACATCAAGTTCCGCAACCAGGCCTCGCGCTATGCGCTGGTCGGGGTGTTCGTCGCCAAGCGACCGTCGGATGTCCGCGTCGCCGTCACCGGCGCCGGTTCCGGAGGCGTGTTCCGCCTCACCTCGTTCGAGGAAGCCCTGAAGAAGCGCTTCTCGGCGAAGGCGCTCGACGGCCTGACGGTACCTGCGGACGGATTGAACAGCGACCTGCACGGCAGCGCCGAATATCGCGCCCATCTGATTGCGGTGCTGGCGCGCCGGGCCGTTGAAGCGGCAACCGGCAAAGCCTGA
- a CDS encoding (2Fe-2S)-binding protein, translating to MAKISLVVNGSPVNANVDPRTLLVQFLRENLRLTGTHVGCDTSQCGACVVHLDGKAVKSCTTLAVMADGHEVRTIEGLAADGAPLHPMQEAFRENHGLQCGFCTPGMIMTAVDLVHRKGHDLTDHTIREELEGNLCRCTGYQNIVQSIAAGAKAMAKSDLA from the coding sequence ATGGCCAAGATTTCGCTTGTTGTGAACGGTAGTCCCGTCAACGCCAATGTCGACCCCCGCACCCTGCTGGTGCAGTTCCTGCGCGAGAATCTGCGCCTGACCGGCACCCATGTCGGCTGCGACACCTCGCAGTGCGGCGCCTGCGTCGTGCATCTGGACGGCAAGGCGGTCAAATCCTGCACCACGCTGGCGGTGATGGCTGACGGCCACGAAGTCAGGACCATCGAGGGCCTGGCCGCCGACGGCGCGCCGCTGCATCCGATGCAGGAGGCGTTCCGCGAGAATCACGGCCTGCAATGCGGTTTCTGCACGCCCGGCATGATCATGACCGCGGTCGACCTCGTCCACCGCAAGGGCCACGATCTGACCGACCATACCATCCGGGAAGAACTCGAAGGCAATCTGTGCCGCTGCACCGGCTATCAGAACATCGTTCAATCGATCGCGGCCGGCGCCAAGGCGATGGCGAAGTCCGATCTCGCGTAA
- a CDS encoding SRPBCC family protein: MAMTMNGEVQLAALREAVWTKLNDPEVLKACIPGCEELEKTEDNGFRAVAKMKVGPVSARFKGRVMLSDLDPPNGYRISGEGEGGVAGFAKGGATVALAEKDGGTLLTYNVEAQIGGKLAQLGQRLINGAAKKLADEFFANFAKAVQN; this comes from the coding sequence ATGGCCATGACGATGAACGGCGAAGTCCAGCTTGCGGCGCTGCGCGAAGCGGTGTGGACCAAGTTGAACGACCCGGAAGTGCTGAAAGCCTGCATCCCCGGCTGCGAGGAACTGGAGAAGACCGAAGACAACGGCTTTCGCGCGGTCGCCAAGATGAAGGTCGGGCCGGTGTCGGCCCGCTTCAAGGGCCGGGTGATGCTGAGCGATCTCGATCCGCCCAATGGCTACAGGATTTCAGGCGAAGGCGAGGGCGGGGTCGCCGGCTTCGCCAAAGGTGGCGCAACCGTGGCGCTGGCAGAGAAGGACGGCGGCACGCTGTTGACCTACAACGTCGAGGCGCAGATCGGCGGCAAGCTGGCCCAGCTCGGTCAGAGGCTGATCAATGGCGCGGCCAAGAAACTGGCCGATGAATTTTTCGCCAATTTCGCCAAGGCGGTGCAAAACTAG
- the pcaD gene encoding 3-oxoadipate enol-lactonase, which produces MPMIDADGCLLNVSVEGRDGGPTLMLSNSLGSTLQMWEPQMKALTQVFRVIRYDRRGHGKSNVPPGPYSMERFGRDVLAILDDLNIEKVHWCGLSMGGMVGQWLGANAPERFGKIILANTACHYPDPTNWLNRIKAVKEGGIAAVADTVIASWLTADFREREPQITANLKAMLIASPVQGYLACCEALSTLDQRALLPKIKSPTLVIAGRHDMSTPIAAGEYIRSQIPGASLTILDAAHISNVEQPHAFTDAVVGFLTQR; this is translated from the coding sequence ATGCCGATGATCGATGCCGACGGTTGCCTGCTCAATGTATCCGTCGAAGGCCGCGACGGCGGACCGACGCTGATGCTGTCGAATTCGCTGGGCTCAACCTTGCAGATGTGGGAGCCGCAGATGAAGGCGCTCACCCAGGTGTTTCGCGTGATCCGCTACGACCGGCGCGGCCACGGCAAGTCCAATGTGCCGCCCGGCCCCTATTCGATGGAGCGCTTCGGCCGCGACGTGCTGGCGATCCTCGATGACCTCAACATCGAGAAGGTGCACTGGTGCGGGCTGTCGATGGGCGGCATGGTCGGACAATGGCTGGGGGCCAACGCGCCCGAGCGGTTCGGCAAGATCATTCTCGCCAACACCGCCTGCCACTATCCCGATCCGACCAACTGGCTGAACCGCATCAAGGCGGTGAAGGAAGGCGGTATCGCCGCGGTGGCGGACACCGTGATCGCCAGTTGGCTGACCGCCGATTTCCGCGAGCGCGAGCCTCAGATAACGGCGAATTTGAAGGCAATGCTGATTGCCTCGCCGGTGCAGGGCTATCTCGCCTGCTGCGAAGCGCTGAGCACGCTCGATCAGCGCGCACTGTTGCCCAAGATCAAGAGCCCGACGCTCGTCATCGCCGGGCGTCACGATATGTCGACGCCGATCGCGGCCGGCGAGTACATCCGCAGCCAGATCCCCGGCGCCTCCTTAACGATTCTCGACGCCGCACATATTTCCAATGTCGAACAGCCGCACGCCTTCACCGACGCGGTGGTCGGCTTCCTGACGCAGCGCTAG